Proteins encoded by one window of Longimicrobium sp.:
- a CDS encoding bifunctional nuclease family protein → MIKLRVQSLGLDQANKAPVVLLQEAEGERVLPIWIGPAEASAIAMELAGMKFSRPLTHDLFPSIITGLGARLTRVLITRVEENTYYAELVIQRGDEVFTVDARPSDSIAIALRTGAELFAGDELLDGSPTITVVEGVPPEDGDDPDPMAPPAPKLPPDELKEYLRKLNPEDLGRFNP, encoded by the coding sequence ATGATCAAGCTCCGCGTCCAATCCCTCGGCCTCGACCAGGCCAACAAAGCGCCCGTCGTGCTCCTGCAGGAGGCGGAGGGGGAGCGCGTGCTGCCCATCTGGATCGGGCCGGCGGAGGCGAGCGCCATCGCCATGGAGTTGGCGGGGATGAAGTTCTCGCGCCCGCTCACGCACGACCTCTTCCCCTCCATCATCACCGGGCTCGGCGCGCGGCTGACGAGGGTGCTGATCACGCGCGTGGAGGAGAACACCTACTACGCCGAGCTCGTGATCCAGCGCGGCGACGAGGTGTTCACGGTCGATGCTCGGCCCTCCGACTCCATCGCCATCGCGCTGCGGACGGGGGCGGAGCTGTTCGCGGGCGATGAGCTGCTCGATGGGTCGCCGACCATCACGGTCGTCGAGGGCGTGCCGCCGGAGGACGGCGACGATCCGGATCCGATGGCGCCACCCGCGCCGAAGCTTCCGCCGGACGAGCTCAAGGAGTACCTGCGCAAGCTCAACCCCGAAGACCTGGGACGCTTCAACCCGTGA
- the metK gene encoding methionine adenosyltransferase translates to MAHRQLFTSESVTEGHPDKIADQISDAVLDAILEKDPNGRVACETLVTTGVAVVAGEITTDTYVDIPGIVRGTLKGIGYTDANYGIDAHTCAVMTTIDRQSPDIAQGVDTGGAGDQGMMFGYATDENDALMPTPILLAHRLAERLAEVRKNGKLMWLRPDGKTQVSVAYEDGRPVHVDTVVVSTQHDPEASNEEIRASVIEHVITPMLPTDLFDPERCTIHINPTGRFVIGGPHGDAGLTGRKIIVDTYGGMGRHGGGAFSGKDPTKVDRSAAYAARYAAKHVVAAGLARRCEIQLAYAIGVAQPVSVRVDTFGTGTVDEEAIEKALQEVFDFTPKGIIESLGLRSAIYRPTAAYGHFGRPSVQAGNGTPVTLFPWERTDRVEDLRTAANG, encoded by the coding sequence GTGGCCCATCGCCAGCTTTTCACATCGGAGTCCGTCACCGAAGGGCATCCGGACAAGATCGCGGACCAGATCTCGGACGCGGTGCTCGACGCCATCCTGGAAAAGGATCCCAACGGCCGCGTGGCCTGCGAGACGCTCGTCACCACCGGCGTGGCCGTGGTGGCGGGCGAGATCACGACCGACACGTACGTGGACATCCCGGGGATCGTCCGTGGCACGCTGAAGGGGATCGGCTACACGGACGCGAACTACGGGATCGACGCGCACACCTGCGCGGTGATGACGACGATCGACCGCCAGTCGCCGGACATCGCGCAGGGGGTGGACACCGGCGGCGCGGGCGACCAGGGGATGATGTTCGGCTACGCGACGGACGAGAACGACGCGCTGATGCCCACGCCCATCCTCCTCGCCCACCGCCTGGCCGAGCGGCTGGCGGAGGTGCGGAAGAACGGGAAGCTGATGTGGCTGCGTCCCGACGGTAAGACGCAGGTCTCGGTGGCGTACGAGGACGGGCGGCCGGTGCACGTCGACACGGTCGTGGTGAGCACGCAGCACGACCCTGAGGCGAGCAACGAGGAGATCCGCGCCTCGGTGATCGAGCACGTGATCACCCCCATGCTTCCCACCGATCTCTTCGACCCGGAGCGCTGCACGATCCACATCAACCCGACCGGCCGCTTCGTGATCGGCGGGCCGCACGGCGACGCGGGGCTCACGGGCCGCAAGATCATCGTGGACACCTACGGCGGGATGGGCCGGCACGGCGGCGGCGCGTTCAGCGGCAAGGACCCCACCAAGGTGGACCGCTCGGCCGCGTACGCCGCGCGCTACGCCGCCAAGCACGTGGTTGCCGCCGGCCTGGCGCGCCGCTGCGAGATCCAGCTCGCCTACGCCATCGGCGTGGCGCAGCCGGTCTCGGTGCGCGTGGACACCTTTGGCACCGGCACCGTCGACGAAGAGGCGATCGAGAAGGCGCTCCAGGAGGTGTTCGACTTCACCCCCAAGGGGATCATCGAGTCGCTGGGCCTGCGCAGCGCCATCTACCGCCCCACCGCCGCCTACGGCCACTTCGGGCGCCCCTCGGTGCAGGCCGGCAACGGCACGCCGGTGACGCTCTTCCCGTGGGAGCGGACGGATCGGGTGGAGGATCTGCGCACGGCGGCGAACGGATGA